A single genomic interval of Chitinophaga sp. 180180018-3 harbors:
- a CDS encoding DNA/RNA non-specific endonuclease — protein sequence MKQFIRHCIVICLGAILFSACKKEADIQPQEINKPRAAVTESVTLLNEDFESGTKTAYAVSSVQLSSGSWTLDDALIGTLAGDLKNGSKSVRIRNTGSITTDFSLTGATGTVTVSVKHGTYGSDANSSWQLWTSADNGQTWAQQGNTITTSSSLQTATFTFPATNSLRISIRKTSGSTNRINIDDVNVTAGSGTGGGTGGGTVPGDDNNMLLGNPSNALAAITSENNYLMVKTYYSLSYSRSRGTPNWVSWHVQSTDLGTLSRSNDFRADTSLPAGWYQVQNSSYTGSGFDRGHNCPSADRTSTATANSATFLMTNMMPQAPNNNQKTWANLENYTRDLVRAGNEVYIICGSYGQGGTGSLGGVTNTIDNGHVTVPSNIWKVVVVIPDGSNDINRINGNTRVIAVNTPNRNDINIDWTQYKTTVRDIESATGYNLLSNLRPSLQDSLETRIDP from the coding sequence ATGAAACAATTCATCAGGCATTGCATTGTCATTTGCCTCGGAGCCATTTTGTTCTCCGCCTGTAAAAAGGAAGCAGACATCCAGCCCCAGGAAATCAACAAGCCACGTGCGGCGGTTACAGAATCTGTAACACTCCTAAATGAAGACTTTGAATCAGGCACTAAAACAGCCTACGCCGTTAGCAGCGTACAGCTGAGCAGCGGATCCTGGACCCTGGACGACGCGCTGATCGGCACCCTGGCGGGCGACCTGAAAAATGGTTCCAAATCTGTACGTATCAGGAATACTGGTAGTATTACTACAGACTTCAGTCTCACCGGCGCAACCGGCACTGTTACTGTTAGCGTTAAACATGGTACCTATGGTTCAGATGCCAACAGCAGCTGGCAGCTCTGGACCTCTGCCGACAACGGGCAAACCTGGGCGCAGCAGGGCAATACCATTACCACATCCAGCAGCCTGCAAACCGCTACGTTTACCTTCCCGGCAACTAACAGCCTGCGTATCTCCATCCGTAAAACTTCCGGCAGCACTAACAGAATCAATATCGACGACGTTAACGTAACAGCCGGCAGCGGTACTGGTGGCGGCACCGGCGGCGGTACAGTTCCGGGCGACGATAACAACATGTTGCTTGGTAACCCCAGCAATGCACTGGCAGCGATCACTTCGGAGAATAATTACCTGATGGTAAAAACTTATTACTCATTATCATATAGCCGTAGCCGTGGTACCCCCAACTGGGTTAGCTGGCATGTACAGTCGACCGACCTTGGCACCCTGTCCAGAAGCAACGATTTCCGTGCCGACACCTCTCTGCCTGCCGGCTGGTACCAGGTGCAGAACAGCAGCTATACCGGCTCCGGCTTCGACCGTGGTCATAACTGCCCTTCAGCCGACAGAACCTCCACCGCCACTGCCAATTCAGCTACCTTCCTCATGACCAACATGATGCCACAGGCGCCAAACAATAATCAGAAAACCTGGGCTAACCTGGAAAACTATACCCGTGACCTCGTAAGAGCAGGCAACGAAGTATACATTATCTGCGGTTCGTATGGTCAGGGCGGTACAGGCTCACTGGGTGGCGTTACCAACACCATCGACAACGGCCATGTAACTGTTCCTTCCAACATCTGGAAAGTAGTGGTAGTAATACCTGATGGCAGCAACGATATCAACAGGATCAATGGCAATACCAGGGTTATAGCCGTAAATACTCCCAATCGCAACGATATCAACATAGACTGGACCCAATACAAAACAACTGTTCGGGATATTGAAAGCGCGACCGGATATAACCTGCTGTCTAATCTGCGGCCATCACTGCAGGACAGCCTGGAAACAAGGATTGACCCCTGA
- a CDS encoding nuclease A inhibitor family protein, producing MQQNILLENLASKITGILYYSESENPLTIEQWGPLPVAEVTGKIAAQHQVEPNVIKPISPADFFNEVERAPDPNDAPIVENAQRFKALHQFLNEHFTGIQVIRVENGTSIPVYIVCHQPDGTCVALATTAIES from the coding sequence ATGCAACAGAACATCTTATTAGAAAACCTGGCTAGCAAGATAACTGGTATTTTGTACTACAGCGAATCAGAGAACCCACTTACCATTGAACAATGGGGACCGCTTCCAGTAGCCGAAGTAACCGGAAAGATCGCAGCCCAACATCAGGTTGAACCCAACGTAATAAAGCCAATAAGCCCAGCAGATTTTTTCAACGAAGTAGAAAGAGCACCAGATCCAAACGACGCACCCATTGTAGAGAACGCACAAAGATTCAAAGCCCTGCATCAGTTTCTGAACGAGCACTTTACCGGAATCCAGGTGATCCGGGTGGAAAACGGCACCAGCATTCCGGTGTATATCGTTTGCCATCAACCGGATGGTACCTGTGTTGCACTGGCTACAACAGCGATAGAATCGTAA